One window of the Rhodohalobacter sp. SW132 genome contains the following:
- a CDS encoding glycoside hydrolase family 43 protein, with protein sequence MKHTYQCLKKYRIAFLTLMIALFSSVHLSAQQNAPLFSQFVYEGDDQIYKDHPLEEDEFYTPILQGTYPDPAIVRRGDDYFMVHSSFSMWPGIPIFHSNDLVNWTQIGHVLDRKSQLFVQNAGISEGLYAPAIKYNPHNETFYMITTQFAGGIGNMVVTTQDPFEGWSDPYPLNFNGIDPSLFFDDDGKAFVVHNDAPDEGEELYEGHRVIKIWDYDLEENQVIEGTDKIIVDGGVDITEEPIWIEMPHIYKRDDGRYYLSCAEGGTGDWHSQVVFVSDNPRGPYKPADNNPILTQRYLNPDRENRVEWAGHADMVEGPDGELYGVFLAIRPNEENRVTTGRETFILPVDWSGEFPIFVNGLVPLKPKLKMPEGVENKTGQDGFFPNGNFTFTENFESEDLDYRWIGMRGPREDFISVDSNGLTINPFDTNIHDTAPISSLFKRHMHDTFTATATLEYSPQSENDLAGLVNYQRETYHYVFGVTKKDNEHYILLQRTEDGESTIVASTTIDADNPIHLQVRADGDDYRYYFSTNGTDFTNVGGTVSADILSTNMAGGFTGALIGLYATSSNDARPE encoded by the coding sequence ATGAAACATACATACCAATGTCTTAAAAAGTACAGAATTGCCTTTTTAACACTAATGATTGCACTGTTTTCTTCTGTACATCTGAGTGCACAACAAAATGCCCCGCTGTTTTCACAATTTGTCTATGAAGGGGACGACCAGATTTATAAAGATCATCCCCTGGAAGAGGATGAATTTTACACACCGATTCTGCAGGGTACCTATCCCGATCCGGCGATTGTGCGCAGAGGTGATGATTATTTTATGGTACACTCTTCGTTTTCGATGTGGCCGGGTATCCCGATTTTCCACTCCAATGATCTTGTTAACTGGACCCAGATAGGCCATGTGTTAGATCGAAAATCACAGCTTTTCGTTCAGAATGCGGGGATCAGTGAGGGGCTGTACGCACCGGCGATCAAATACAATCCGCATAATGAAACTTTTTATATGATTACCACCCAGTTTGCGGGCGGAATCGGGAATATGGTCGTTACAACCCAGGATCCTTTTGAAGGATGGAGCGATCCATATCCGCTTAATTTTAACGGAATTGACCCATCTCTTTTCTTTGATGATGACGGCAAAGCATTTGTTGTGCATAATGACGCTCCTGATGAAGGAGAAGAACTTTATGAGGGCCATCGTGTGATTAAAATCTGGGATTATGATTTAGAAGAGAACCAGGTGATTGAAGGTACCGATAAGATTATCGTGGATGGCGGGGTTGATATCACTGAAGAACCCATTTGGATTGAAATGCCGCATATCTACAAAAGAGACGACGGCCGCTACTACCTTTCATGTGCAGAAGGGGGAACCGGTGACTGGCACAGCCAGGTCGTTTTTGTGTCTGATAATCCGCGCGGCCCATATAAACCGGCTGACAACAATCCGATTCTTACCCAGCGTTATCTGAACCCCGACCGCGAAAACAGAGTGGAATGGGCTGGGCATGCTGATATGGTTGAAGGTCCGGATGGAGAACTTTATGGCGTGTTCCTGGCAATTCGTCCCAATGAAGAAAACAGAGTTACAACCGGCCGGGAGACTTTCATTTTGCCTGTAGACTGGAGCGGCGAATTCCCCATTTTCGTGAACGGGCTTGTACCTCTGAAACCTAAACTGAAGATGCCGGAAGGTGTGGAAAACAAAACCGGTCAGGATGGATTTTTCCCGAACGGAAATTTTACGTTCACGGAAAATTTTGAATCTGAAGATCTCGATTATCGCTGGATCGGCATGCGAGGACCGCGTGAAGATTTTATTTCAGTGGATAGTAACGGATTAACGATAAACCCGTTTGACACAAATATTCATGACACGGCACCTATTTCTTCTCTGTTCAAGCGGCATATGCACGACACATTCACGGCAACAGCCACACTGGAATACAGCCCGCAATCCGAAAACGATCTGGCAGGTCTCGTGAATTATCAGCGGGAAACGTATCACTACGTGTTTGGTGTCACCAAAAAAGATAATGAGCACTATATTTTGTTACAGCGAACCGAGGATGGGGAATCCACCATTGTTGCCAGCACAACCATTGATGCCGACAATCCGATACATCTTCAGGTGAGGGCTGATGGAGATGACTACCGCTATTATTTTTCAACAAACGGAACCGACTTTACTAATGTAGGCGGTACGGTTTCAGCTGATATCCTTTCCACCAACATGGCCGGCGGATTTACCGGTGCGTTGATTGGCTTGTACGCAACATCGTCGAACGATGCCCGGCCTGAATAG
- a CDS encoding endo-1,4-beta-xylanase has translation MRYILGICLILLVSGCTNNSHEETNMVLKDAFDGDFLIGSAVNEGIISGGDAEGQRIVMEHFNTITAENVLKPEPINPEPGEYNFGPADAFVEFGEENDMFIVGHALVWHNQTPDWFFHDEDGNPNSPEAQIERMREHVELVAGRYAGRVDAWDVVNEVIAEDGSYRPTTWVEGVGDGDEMVKQAFRFAEEFAPDTELYYNDFNAWRPAKRDGIMRLVRMLQDEGIRIDGVGIQGHWGLNYPKNEYIEAAIDSFSTLGVKVMVTELDIDVLPFTREGQVIGQAFSHSQFQFEEFREYLDPYSDGLPDDVQQQLTDRYAEIFQIFYDRRDKLDRVTLWGAHDAMSWKNDYNVPGRTNYPLLFDRDYQPKPAVNAITNIPE, from the coding sequence ATGAGATATATATTAGGAATTTGTCTGATTTTGTTGGTCAGCGGATGCACCAATAATTCACACGAGGAAACAAATATGGTGTTAAAAGATGCTTTCGACGGTGACTTTTTAATTGGATCGGCTGTTAATGAAGGCATCATATCCGGCGGGGATGCCGAAGGTCAGCGAATTGTGATGGAGCATTTTAATACCATTACGGCTGAAAATGTGTTGAAGCCGGAACCGATTAACCCCGAACCTGGAGAGTATAATTTTGGCCCGGCTGATGCTTTTGTTGAGTTTGGAGAGGAAAATGATATGTTTATTGTCGGGCACGCACTGGTTTGGCACAATCAAACACCGGACTGGTTTTTCCATGATGAGGATGGAAACCCCAATTCCCCGGAAGCCCAGATTGAACGTATGCGGGAGCATGTTGAGCTGGTGGCCGGACGATATGCCGGCAGGGTTGATGCATGGGATGTGGTAAATGAGGTGATCGCCGAGGATGGTTCCTATCGCCCCACAACATGGGTTGAAGGCGTGGGAGATGGTGATGAAATGGTGAAGCAGGCTTTCCGTTTTGCTGAGGAATTTGCCCCGGATACGGAACTTTATTATAACGATTTTAACGCATGGCGGCCTGCTAAGCGAGATGGTATCATGAGATTGGTGCGCATGCTGCAGGATGAAGGAATCCGGATTGATGGAGTAGGAATCCAGGGGCACTGGGGCCTCAATTATCCTAAGAATGAATATATAGAAGCCGCAATCGATTCATTTTCTACACTGGGAGTTAAAGTGATGGTCACTGAGCTGGATATAGATGTGCTGCCATTTACACGAGAAGGGCAGGTGATCGGTCAGGCGTTTAGTCATTCCCAGTTTCAGTTTGAAGAGTTCAGAGAATACCTGGATCCTTACTCTGATGGGCTGCCGGATGACGTTCAGCAGCAACTGACAGATCGTTACGCCGAAATTTTCCAGATTTTTTACGACCGCCGGGATAAGTTAGATCGCGTTACGCTTTGGGGGGCTCACGACGCAATGTCATGGAAGAACGATTATAATGTACCGGGACGAACAAACTATCCGCTGCTTTTTGACAGAGATTATCAACCGAAACCTGCGGTGAATGCCATTACAAATATTCCGGAATAA